In Haloimpatiens massiliensis, the following are encoded in one genomic region:
- a CDS encoding 6-phospho-alpha-glucosidase, with protein MKKYNVTIIGAGSGYTPGVVNSLLEKRNKLPLKRITLIDNDEERLHIIGDFMDILVKERAPEVELVLTTDRKIAFEGMDFLLAQIRSGCLKMRSIDEKIPMKYGVVGQETCGPGGFAFAMREIPEMISIAKDVVKYAPNSWIINYSNPTAIVAEAIKRAVPEVKDICICDVPPWQQKDMAHMLGGEPSDFQYTYFGLNHLGWFTHMYDRNGDDKLPELINMIKETGLQADVYTDPYWEKTAKRLKQFVGHFDDALPTSYLQYYYYKDEMFAEEDPNYTRADYCIDHREKETFDLCREGVKKGTAKGNVLTDTIHGDFIVDIASAIANNTNEKFIINVPNHGVISNFSSDSIVECTAIINAQGYEPIAVGEIPTFQKGLMEVVNAYEKLTVDAALEGSYQKALKALSLNPLVPSVHIAKKILDDYIEANKGYFPELK; from the coding sequence ATGAAAAAGTACAATGTTACAATCATCGGTGCTGGTAGTGGATATACTCCAGGTGTGGTAAATAGCTTGTTGGAAAAACGAAACAAGTTACCATTAAAAAGAATAACACTGATAGACAATGATGAGGAAAGACTTCATATTATAGGAGACTTTATGGATATCTTAGTAAAAGAAAGAGCGCCAGAAGTTGAATTGGTACTAACAACAGACAGAAAAATAGCTTTTGAAGGAATGGATTTTCTTTTAGCACAAATTAGATCAGGGTGTTTAAAAATGAGAAGCATTGACGAAAAGATTCCAATGAAGTATGGAGTAGTAGGTCAAGAAACTTGTGGTCCTGGAGGATTTGCATTTGCTATGAGAGAAATACCAGAAATGATTTCTATAGCTAAAGATGTAGTAAAATATGCTCCTAATAGCTGGATAATAAACTATAGCAATCCAACAGCTATAGTTGCTGAAGCAATAAAAAGAGCCGTTCCAGAGGTTAAAGATATTTGTATATGTGATGTACCACCATGGCAACAAAAAGATATGGCGCATATGTTAGGTGGTGAACCAAGTGATTTCCAATATACTTATTTTGGATTAAATCATCTAGGATGGTTTACTCATATGTATGATAGAAATGGTGATGATAAATTACCAGAACTTATTAATATGATAAAAGAAACAGGATTACAAGCAGATGTTTATACGGATCCGTACTGGGAAAAAACAGCTAAGAGATTAAAGCAATTTGTAGGACATTTCGATGATGCATTACCAACAAGTTATTTACAATATTACTATTATAAAGACGAAATGTTTGCAGAAGAAGATCCGAATTATACGAGAGCAGATTACTGTATTGATCACAGAGAAAAAGAAACTTTTGATTTGTGTAGAGAAGGGGTAAAGAAGGGAACAGCAAAAGGAAATGTACTTACAGACACAATTCATGGAGATTTTATAGTGGATATTGCATCGGCAATAGCTAACAATACAAATGAAAAGTTTATAATCAATGTTCCAAACCATGGAGTTATATCAAACTTTTCCAGTGATTCAATAGTAGAATGTACTGCAATTATTAATGCGCAAGGATATGAGCCAATTGCTGTAGGTGAGATTCCAACATTCCAAAAAGGATTAATGGAAGTTGTAAATGCCTATGAAAAATTAACAGTTGATGCAGCGTTAGAAGGTTCATACCAAAAAGCATTAAAAGCATTATCATTAAATCCATTAGTTCCTTCAGTTCATATTGCTAAAAAAATACTAGATGATTATATAGAAGCGAATAAAGGATATTTTCCAGAATTAAAATAA
- a CDS encoding PTS lactose/cellobiose transporter subunit IIA, with translation MNEELEKQVFEIISQAGDSKSDVMYSLKKVKEGNYDAAKQLLKEASAKLMEASKVHMKVLTSATNNENDAVNFLVVHAEDHYSSASFAHSLVSELVDIFEIIDKR, from the coding sequence ATGAATGAGGAACTAGAAAAGCAAGTATTTGAAATAATATCTCAAGCAGGTGATTCTAAAAGTGATGTAATGTATTCATTAAAAAAAGTAAAAGAAGGAAATTATGATGCTGCTAAACAACTTCTTAAAGAAGCATCAGCTAAACTTATGGAAGCATCAAAAGTTCATATGAAGGTGTTAACTTCAGCTACTAATAATGAAAACGATGCAGTAAATTTCTTAGTTGTTCATGCTGAGGATCATTACTCTAGTGCATCTTTTGCACATTCATTGGTAAGCGAACTAGTGGATATATTTGAAATAATTGATAAAAGATAA
- a CDS encoding PTS sugar transporter subunit IIC, with the protein MSKKNGGVQETLKKYLVPIAEKVEKQIHLQAVKEGMMSIVPIFIVGSLSLLFIALKNMLPNGAVKDFIGNNLGVFMFPFNFTMGIISLYAAFFIALSLARKYKLNATEVAITSVIIQFILCAEVADGAIKTGYLDAQGLFVSIIVGLLVVEITRFMNEKNLVFKLPKEVPSIVSKSFNNLLPMIVCIILFTTFSVIIRNTTGQPFPKLVMNILAPAISSLDSVTAVIIILLITQLLWFFGLHGAAITSSIWMPIAANYMAENATRIAAGQDPIHIFTIGFYYSFLQVTGSGITLGLVLLMMKSRSKSLKSMGKVAIVPSIFGINEPVIFGTPIVMNPFMFIPFVFGPVIVGIMDFLAFSSGLIGKPTMEPPGFMPPGVGAFLLTLDWKAVVVVFLNIFIMTAIYYPFFKMMEKEELQKEKEVVESAINDDFDF; encoded by the coding sequence ATGAGTAAAAAAAATGGGGGAGTTCAAGAAACCCTAAAGAAGTATTTAGTGCCCATAGCAGAAAAGGTAGAAAAACAAATTCATCTTCAAGCTGTTAAAGAAGGAATGATGAGCATAGTCCCAATATTTATAGTGGGTTCTTTAAGTCTTTTATTTATAGCATTGAAGAACATGCTGCCAAATGGAGCCGTAAAAGATTTTATTGGCAATAATTTAGGTGTATTTATGTTCCCTTTTAATTTCACTATGGGAATTATATCACTTTATGCAGCTTTTTTTATAGCATTATCTTTAGCCAGAAAATATAAATTGAATGCTACAGAAGTTGCTATAACATCAGTAATTATACAATTTATATTGTGTGCAGAAGTGGCAGATGGAGCTATTAAGACAGGGTATTTAGATGCACAAGGACTATTTGTAAGTATAATAGTTGGACTTTTAGTAGTAGAAATTACAAGATTTATGAATGAAAAGAATTTGGTATTTAAATTACCTAAAGAAGTACCAAGTATAGTAAGTAAAAGTTTTAATAACTTACTTCCAATGATAGTTTGTATAATTTTGTTTACAACATTTTCGGTGATTATTAGAAATACAACTGGGCAGCCATTCCCTAAATTAGTAATGAACATTCTTGCTCCAGCAATAAGTAGTTTAGATAGTGTTACAGCCGTGATAATAATATTATTAATTACTCAGTTATTATGGTTCTTTGGATTACATGGAGCAGCGATAACTTCAAGTATATGGATGCCAATAGCTGCAAATTATATGGCTGAAAATGCAACAAGAATAGCAGCAGGTCAAGATCCAATACATATTTTTACTATAGGATTTTACTATAGTTTCCTTCAGGTAACAGGTTCAGGAATAACATTAGGCTTAGTATTACTTATGATGAAAAGCAGATCTAAAAGTTTAAAAAGTATGGGTAAAGTAGCAATAGTACCATCTATCTTTGGTATAAATGAACCAGTAATCTTTGGTACACCTATAGTTATGAATCCATTTATGTTTATACCATTTGTATTTGGACCAGTAATAGTTGGAATAATGGATTTCTTAGCATTTTCCAGTGGATTAATTGGTAAACCAACAATGGAACCACCAGGATTTATGCCACCAGGAGTAGGGGCATTTTTACTAACATTAGATTGGAAAGCTGTTGTAGTAGTTTTCTTAAATATCTTTATTATGACAGCAATATACTATCCATTCTTTAAGATGATGGAAAAAGAAGAATTGCAGAAGGAAAAAGAGGTAGTAGAATCAGCAATTAATGATGATTTTGATTTCTAA
- a CDS encoding PTS sugar transporter subunit IIB has translation MNILLVCANGASTGVLVSKMKAFTKEHEKLKTKEFNIDATSIENLKNYLESSKMDVVLIGPQIRFKEDEVREICSPYSIGVAVINTQDYGRMDAPAVLKAAIQLYKNNR, from the coding sequence ATGAACATACTTTTAGTTTGCGCTAATGGAGCATCTACAGGAGTTTTAGTAAGTAAAATGAAAGCTTTTACCAAAGAACATGAAAAACTAAAAACAAAGGAATTTAATATAGACGCAACATCTATTGAAAATTTAAAAAATTATCTTGAGTCTAGTAAAATGGACGTAGTTCTTATAGGACCACAAATAAGGTTTAAGGAAGACGAAGTAAGAGAAATATGCTCACCATATTCTATAGGGGTAGCTGTTATAAATACACAGGATTATGGAAGAATGGATGCACCAGCTGTTTTAAAAGCTGCAATTCAATTATATAAAAATAATAGATAG
- a CDS encoding DDE-type integrase/transposase/recombinase, whose protein sequence is MDSIITYLISYNQYLLKIIYQLLMFICKYIPLKQWAFEDSHSPEYQKFKVDKLPKIVRFEKVDYQLLLAYYKHKYNKLTKPVQRRNGKSVPENILCPKCGAPHQYIYDNNGSRGQYQCKVCGQNFNESNHTTKPIVFSCPYCGQTLSPKKDRKHFRIHKCVNPKCSYYRKNLDKLPKDLSDADKHKYKLHYIYREFTIDFFKMDLHELPSRAINFKYKKFNAHIMGLCLTYHVNLKLSTRQTAHALEEVHGIKISHTMIANYAMTAAAVIKPFVDTFDYNPSNILSADETYIKVKGIKHYVWIIMDACKKSILGYQVSDTRAVGPYILAMRMAFEKFKNFPNKALKFIADGYSAYPLASQQCKLVNGWDFDVTQVIGLTNNDAVSTEFRWVKQVVERLNRTFKSSYRVTCGYGSENGALYGVSLWVAYYNFLRPHPYNYWKPLNEIDILTNAGNMPAKWQLLIYLGQQTILKMQTENSA, encoded by the coding sequence ATGGATTCAATTATAACTTATTTAATTTCCTATAATCAATATCTTTTAAAAATAATTTATCAATTACTTATGTTTATTTGTAAATACATTCCTCTTAAGCAGTGGGCTTTTGAGGATTCACATAGTCCCGAATATCAAAAATTCAAAGTGGATAAACTACCTAAAATTGTTCGTTTTGAAAAGGTAGACTATCAACTTCTTTTAGCTTACTATAAACATAAATATAATAAACTAACCAAACCTGTTCAGAGACGTAATGGGAAGTCCGTCCCTGAAAATATCCTATGTCCTAAATGCGGTGCCCCTCACCAGTATATCTACGATAATAATGGCTCTAGAGGTCAATACCAGTGCAAGGTTTGTGGTCAAAATTTTAATGAAAGTAACCACACTACTAAACCTATAGTATTTAGTTGTCCTTATTGCGGACAAACTCTTTCTCCAAAGAAAGATCGTAAGCATTTTAGAATACATAAATGTGTTAATCCTAAGTGTTCCTACTACCGCAAGAACTTAGACAAACTGCCTAAAGACTTAAGTGACGCTGATAAACACAAGTACAAGCTCCACTACATCTATCGTGAGTTCACCATAGATTTCTTCAAAATGGACTTACATGAACTTCCTTCTAGAGCAATTAACTTTAAGTATAAGAAGTTCAATGCCCACATTATGGGGCTTTGCCTTACTTATCACGTTAATCTTAAGCTATCTACTAGGCAGACAGCACATGCCTTGGAGGAAGTACATGGTATAAAGATTTCACATACAATGATTGCTAATTATGCTATGACTGCTGCCGCAGTTATAAAGCCATTTGTAGATACTTTTGACTATAATCCTTCTAACATCCTTTCTGCTGATGAAACATACATTAAGGTAAAAGGCATAAAGCATTATGTTTGGATTATCATGGATGCTTGTAAAAAGTCTATTCTTGGCTACCAAGTATCCGATACTCGTGCTGTAGGTCCATATATCCTCGCTATGCGTATGGCTTTTGAGAAGTTTAAAAACTTCCCTAATAAAGCCTTAAAATTCATTGCAGATGGCTATAGTGCCTACCCTCTTGCAAGTCAGCAGTGTAAACTCGTTAATGGCTGGGACTTTGATGTTACTCAAGTTATCGGACTCACCAATAATGATGCTGTATCCACCGAATTTCGTTGGGTAAAGCAAGTAGTAGAACGGCTTAACCGCACCTTCAAGTCTTCTTATCGCGTTACCTGCGGTTATGGAAGCGAGAATGGTGCACTTTATGGCGTTTCCCTTTGGGTTGCCTATTATAACTTTCTACGTCCTCATCCTTATAACTACTGGAAGCCACTAAATGAGATAGATATTTTAACTAATGCGGGCAATATGCCTGCTAAGTGGCAATTACTTATTTACCTTGGTCAACAAACAATATTAAAGATGCAAACTGAAAATTCTGCTTAA